A section of the Anabaena cylindrica PCC 7122 genome encodes:
- the upp gene encoding uracil phosphoribosyltransferase has protein sequence MTQQLLVYVPPHPLIKHWLAVARDVATPPVLFRAAITELGRWLTYEAARDWLPTLETTVESPLAPCPATLIDPQVPVAVVPILRAGLGLLEGAQTLLPLAKIYHLGLVRNEETLEPSCYLNKLPEKFDSETRVLITDPMLATGGSIMAAMAELTKRGVEPALTRIVCVVAAPPALQKLSADYPGLTVYSATIDGVVNDKGYIVPGLGDAGDRIFGT, from the coding sequence ATGACACAACAATTGCTTGTTTATGTCCCACCTCATCCGCTAATCAAGCACTGGTTGGCAGTAGCTCGTGATGTGGCTACGCCTCCAGTATTATTTCGTGCTGCTATCACTGAGTTGGGACGATGGTTAACTTATGAAGCGGCTAGAGATTGGTTGCCGACTCTAGAGACAACTGTAGAGAGTCCATTGGCTCCTTGTCCAGCAACGTTAATTGATCCACAAGTACCTGTGGCAGTTGTGCCAATTCTCCGGGCTGGTTTAGGCTTACTAGAGGGAGCGCAGACATTGTTGCCTTTGGCAAAAATTTACCATTTGGGTTTAGTGCGAAATGAGGAAACTTTAGAACCCTCTTGTTATCTCAATAAACTGCCAGAAAAATTTGACTCGGAAACACGGGTGTTAATTACCGATCCGATGTTAGCAACAGGAGGGTCTATAATGGCAGCAATGGCAGAATTGACTAAAAGAGGTGTTGAACCAGCGTTGACAAGGATTGTTTGCGTTGTGGCAGCACCACCAGCTTTGCAAAAGTTGAGTGCTGATTATCCTGGTTTAACAGTTTACAGCGCGACTATTGATGGGGTGGTGAATGATAAGGGATATATTGTACCGGGATTGGGGGATGCAGGCGATCGCATTTTTGGGACTTAG
- a CDS encoding serine hydrolase — MQLTHKTNLFQASWLLSSFLSVFLFGSTVKAATIASWYFDSNRNHLKFSTDEQVQPQVQLANPNRLVIDLPGVTLGYSPVSQRVGVIIREVKIAQVNPGNTRIVVTLAPGYTFDPAQVKLQQESVNNWSVQLPKPIKQNLSRLNRPQIQVSPTVKKSANLSVRLPKPITRLNTPEIKASPNLSESKLFAGVVPLHSPMKGLEPQIKALMNRYSFLQTGMFFLDLDNGDYLDIGGDRVFPAASTIKLPILLAFFQELDAGRVSLDDKLTMRRDLVTNGSGVMQYERVGKKYTALETITKMIVISDNTATNMIIDRLGGAAKLNGRFRSWGLKNTVIRHLLGDFKGTNTTSSQDMARALALLVNDKLVSSQSKEQALDILRHTKTRTLLPAGLGKGAIIAHKTGDIGFLIGNAGFVTMPNGKHYLAAIFVKRPYKDVRGREFIREVSRLVYDYLNQQIPVASLDSDHSFTR; from the coding sequence ATGCAACTCACACACAAAACCAATCTTTTCCAAGCAAGCTGGCTTTTATCCAGTTTTTTAAGTGTTTTCCTATTTGGTTCAACCGTCAAAGCAGCCACTATTGCTAGTTGGTATTTTGACAGTAACCGTAATCATCTCAAGTTCTCCACAGATGAACAGGTACAACCGCAAGTACAGCTTGCTAACCCTAATCGTTTAGTTATTGACTTACCAGGAGTTACTCTGGGATATTCTCCAGTTAGTCAAAGGGTGGGGGTAATAATTAGAGAAGTAAAAATAGCACAAGTTAACCCAGGGAATACTCGCATAGTAGTTACCTTAGCACCTGGTTATACTTTCGACCCTGCACAGGTCAAACTGCAACAAGAATCAGTTAATAATTGGTCTGTGCAGTTACCCAAGCCCATCAAACAAAATTTAAGCAGGCTAAATCGTCCTCAAATTCAGGTTTCCCCTACTGTTAAAAAATCAGCTAATCTTTCTGTACGTTTACCTAAACCTATCACGAGGCTAAATACCCCAGAAATTAAGGCTTCGCCAAATCTTTCTGAGAGTAAGCTGTTTGCTGGCGTGGTTCCCTTACATTCGCCTATGAAGGGTTTAGAACCGCAGATTAAAGCGTTAATGAATCGTTACAGTTTTCTGCAAACGGGGATGTTCTTTTTGGATTTGGATAATGGTGATTATTTAGATATCGGGGGCGATCGCGTTTTTCCAGCTGCCAGCACCATTAAACTGCCTATTCTGCTGGCCTTTTTTCAAGAATTAGACGCAGGTAGAGTTAGTTTAGATGACAAACTAACCATGCGGCGTGATTTAGTCACAAATGGCTCAGGAGTGATGCAATATGAGCGAGTTGGTAAAAAATATACCGCTTTGGAAACCATCACCAAAATGATCGTCATTAGTGACAACACCGCCACCAATATGATTATTGATCGCTTAGGTGGAGCAGCAAAACTCAATGGGCGTTTCCGTAGTTGGGGGCTGAAAAATACAGTTATTCGTCATCTTTTAGGCGACTTTAAAGGAACTAATACCACCAGTTCTCAAGACATGGCGCGTGCATTAGCTTTGTTAGTAAATGACAAATTAGTTTCTAGCCAAAGCAAAGAACAAGCTTTAGATATTTTACGCCATACCAAAACTCGTACATTGCTTCCAGCAGGTTTGGGAAAAGGTGCTATTATCGCTCACAAAACTGGCGACATTGGCTTTCTGATTGGTAATGCTGGATTCGTGACAATGCCTAATGGTAAACATTATCTAGCTGCAATTTTTGTCAAACGTCCTTATAAAGATGTGAGAGGTAGAGAATTTATTCGTGAAGTTTCTCGATTAGTTTATGACTATCTAAATCAACAAATCCCTGTTGCTTCACTTGATTCTGATCACAGTTTTACTAGATAG
- the purT gene encoding formate-dependent phosphoribosylglycinamide formyltransferase translates to MKNSLKLPQKLMLLGAGELGKEFVIAAQRLGNYIIAVDRYANAPAMQVADCAEVISMLSGEDLETVVNKHQPDFIIPEIEAIRTEKLQEFEQRRITVIPTAAATNYTMNRDRIRELAHQELGIRTAKYGYAITLEELIAISDQIGFPNVVKPVMSSSGKGQSVVQNRIEVEKAWNYAISNSRGDSQKVIVEEFINFEIEITLLTIKQWDAPTIFCSPIGHRQERGDYQESWQPAAISEDKILASQEIAKKVTDALGGAGIFGVEFFITKDEVIFSELSPRPHDTGMVTLISQNLNEFELHLRAILGLPIPHIEQLGFSASAVILAAEKSDSIAFTGVAEALAEKDVDIKLFGKPTAHPYRRMGVALAKGADEKEAREKATKAANKVKLV, encoded by the coding sequence ATGAAAAATTCGCTAAAACTACCTCAAAAGTTAATGCTGCTAGGTGCAGGAGAACTAGGCAAAGAATTTGTGATTGCTGCACAACGTTTAGGTAATTATATCATTGCAGTTGACCGCTATGCAAATGCTCCCGCTATGCAGGTTGCTGATTGTGCAGAAGTTATTTCTATGCTTAGTGGTGAGGATTTAGAAACTGTTGTTAACAAACATCAGCCTGATTTTATTATTCCCGAAATTGAAGCAATTAGAACTGAAAAATTACAGGAATTTGAGCAACGGAGAATTACAGTAATTCCTACTGCTGCGGCGACTAATTACACGATGAATCGTGATAGAATTAGAGAATTAGCGCATCAAGAATTAGGCATTAGAACAGCTAAATATGGTTATGCAATAACTTTAGAAGAATTAATTGCCATTTCTGATCAAATTGGCTTTCCCAATGTTGTTAAACCTGTGATGTCATCTTCGGGAAAAGGTCAATCTGTGGTACAAAATAGAATAGAAGTTGAGAAAGCTTGGAATTATGCTATTTCTAATTCTCGTGGTGATAGTCAAAAAGTAATTGTAGAGGAGTTTATTAACTTTGAAATCGAGATTACTTTACTCACAATTAAACAGTGGGATGCACCAACAATTTTCTGTTCTCCTATTGGACACCGCCAAGAAAGAGGCGATTATCAAGAATCTTGGCAACCAGCAGCTATTTCTGAAGATAAAATATTAGCATCTCAAGAGATAGCAAAAAAAGTTACTGATGCCTTGGGTGGTGCGGGAATTTTTGGAGTTGAATTTTTTATTACTAAAGACGAAGTAATTTTTTCTGAACTTTCTCCCAGACCTCATGATACAGGGATGGTAACATTAATTTCCCAAAATTTGAATGAATTTGAATTACATCTGCGGGCAATTCTAGGCTTACCTATTCCCCACATTGAACAATTAGGTTTTTCGGCAAGTGCAGTCATTTTAGCTGCTGAAAAATCAGATTCTATTGCTTTTACTGGTGTTGCTGAAGCATTAGCAGAAAAAGATGTAGATATTAAGCTATTTGGTAAACCTACTGCTCATCCCTATCGACGCATGGGTGTGGCTTTGGCGAAAGGCGCTGATGAGAAAGAAGCGAGGGAAAAGGCAACAAAGGCAGCTAATAAAGTTAAATTAGTTTAA
- the crtH gene encoding carotenoid isomerase yields MNYIHKFCHRLYYESQIMNYKLFDVIVIGSGIGGLVTATQLAAKGAKVLVLESYLIPGGSAGYFQHQGYTFDVGASMIFGLGKKGTTNLLTRALESVNVSLESIADPVQIHYHLPNNLDIKVDQNYEKFLQNLTSYFPHEKKGIRHFYDECQKVFNYLNSFELLSLEEPGYLLRVFLQHPLACLGLAKYLPLNVGDLAKRYIQDPLLLKFIDIECYCWSVVPAAMTPMINAGMVFSDRHYGGVNYPKGGVGKIAQKLVEGLEKTGGKIQYQAKVTKILTEQGQAVGVQLANGKVYHGKRIVSNATRWDTFEKLLPSEKIPTNEKNWQQKYQKSPSFLSLHLGVKASVLQAATECHHILLEDWQKMELAEGTIFVSIPTLLDPDLAPKGYHIIHAFTPHWIADWQGLTPSEYENKKEQAAGRIIERLEKIFPGLDAGLDYLEVGTPLTNRRFLGRIDGTYGPIPRRKLWGLLGMPFNRTAIPGLYCVGDSTFPGQGLNAVAFSGFACAHRIAVDLGL; encoded by the coding sequence ATGAATTACATTCATAAATTCTGCCATAGGCTCTATTACGAATCACAAATTATGAATTACAAATTATTTGATGTCATTGTTATTGGTTCTGGAATTGGTGGTTTAGTAACAGCCACACAATTAGCAGCAAAAGGAGCTAAAGTCCTGGTACTGGAAAGTTATCTCATTCCCGGAGGTAGCGCTGGTTATTTTCAACACCAAGGATATACATTTGATGTTGGTGCATCAATGATTTTTGGTTTAGGGAAAAAAGGCACAACCAACTTACTTACCCGCGCTTTAGAATCCGTGAATGTTAGCTTAGAATCAATAGCAGATCCTGTACAGATTCATTATCATCTACCTAACAATTTAGATATTAAAGTTGACCAAAATTATGAAAAATTTTTACAAAATCTGACATCTTATTTTCCCCATGAAAAAAAAGGGATTCGGCACTTTTATGACGAGTGCCAAAAAGTTTTTAATTATCTGAATAGCTTTGAATTACTGTCATTAGAAGAACCAGGATATTTACTGCGAGTATTCTTACAACATCCTTTAGCCTGTCTGGGTTTAGCTAAGTATTTACCCTTGAATGTAGGAGATTTAGCAAAGCGTTATATTCAAGATCCGCTGTTATTAAAATTTATTGATATAGAGTGTTATTGCTGGTCAGTAGTTCCAGCCGCAATGACACCAATGATTAATGCTGGCATGGTATTTTCTGATCGACACTATGGAGGAGTGAACTATCCTAAAGGTGGAGTAGGAAAAATTGCCCAAAAATTAGTCGAGGGTTTAGAAAAAACTGGAGGTAAAATTCAATACCAAGCTAAGGTGACAAAAATTCTTACTGAACAAGGGCAAGCTGTAGGTGTCCAATTAGCTAATGGTAAAGTTTATCACGGAAAACGTATTGTATCTAATGCTACTCGTTGGGATACTTTTGAAAAATTACTACCGTCAGAGAAAATACCAACTAATGAGAAAAATTGGCAACAAAAATATCAAAAATCACCCAGTTTTTTAAGCTTACATCTGGGGGTGAAAGCGTCAGTTTTACAGGCTGCTACAGAGTGTCATCACATTTTGCTAGAAGATTGGCAAAAAATGGAGTTGGCTGAAGGAACAATTTTCGTTTCTATTCCCACACTACTTGACCCAGATTTAGCCCCCAAAGGATACCACATTATCCATGCTTTTACACCGCACTGGATAGCTGACTGGCAAGGACTTACGCCAAGTGAATATGAAAACAAAAAAGAACAAGCAGCAGGAAGAATTATTGAACGACTAGAAAAGATTTTTCCTGGTTTAGACGCTGGGTTAGATTATCTAGAGGTAGGGACACCGCTGACCAACCGTCGTTTTTTAGGTCGCATAGATGGAACTTATGGCCCTATACCCAGGCGTAAGTTATGGGGGTTGTTGGGAATGCCTTTTAATCGTACAGCTATTCCTGGGCTGTATTGTGTGGGGGATAGTACCTTTCCTGGTCAGGGTTTGAATGCGGTGGCGTTTTCTGGGTTTGCTTGCGCTCATCGCATTGCTGTCGATTTGGGACTTTGA
- a CDS encoding phosphodiester glycosidase family protein, translating to MLIIANLRRYLNRYLNQYSQQQKYLTLAGGILLVSPLIYYNWLHFLRPNLIDEKRELFKGVIYQRYTKSTPRSLLIHIVTIDLTTPKIKPFVTPGIELGDRETIAQTVPEFLTKYKLQIAINGSYFHPFREITPWDFYPHSSEQTFVLGQLISNGKIYSEPEKNWHILCFDRNNRVQITGSINCPSGTVHGIAGEEILIFQNQVKNSFYLQKYASSKKEPKEKDLKIDKPYPRAAVGIDKEGKKLWLVLVDGKQPLYSEGMTKAELTKLFVDLGVYSALNLDGGGSTTLAISTTNSKNNGVKLLNAVIHTKLPMRDRPVANHLGFYAENLP from the coding sequence ATGCTGATCATAGCTAATTTACGTAGATATTTAAATAGGTATTTAAATCAATATTCGCAACAACAAAAATACTTGACCCTTGCTGGAGGCATTTTACTTGTTTCCCCATTAATTTATTATAATTGGTTGCATTTTCTTCGCCCCAATCTCATTGATGAAAAACGAGAGCTATTCAAAGGTGTTATTTATCAGCGTTATACCAAATCAACTCCACGCTCCTTATTAATTCATATTGTTACCATCGATCTGACAACACCGAAAATCAAGCCTTTTGTTACACCAGGAATCGAACTTGGAGATCGTGAAACAATTGCCCAAACAGTTCCAGAATTTTTAACTAAGTATAAATTACAAATAGCGATAAATGGTAGCTATTTTCATCCATTTAGAGAAATTACACCTTGGGATTTCTATCCCCACAGTAGTGAGCAGACTTTTGTACTGGGGCAATTAATTTCCAATGGTAAAATCTATTCTGAACCAGAGAAAAATTGGCATATTTTATGTTTTGACCGCAATAATCGAGTGCAAATTACTGGAAGTATAAATTGCCCTTCGGGTACGGTTCATGGGATAGCAGGTGAAGAGATATTAATATTTCAAAATCAAGTCAAAAATAGTTTTTATCTGCAAAAATATGCGTCGAGTAAGAAAGAACCAAAAGAAAAAGACTTGAAAATAGATAAACCCTATCCCCGTGCTGCTGTTGGTATAGATAAAGAAGGAAAAAAATTATGGTTGGTATTAGTTGATGGAAAACAACCCTTGTATAGCGAAGGGATGACTAAAGCCGAATTGACAAAATTATTTGTGGATTTGGGTGTTTACAGCGCTCTCAATTTAGATGGAGGAGGTTCCACAACTCTGGCTATTTCCACTACCAATAGCAAAAATAACGGTGTGAAATTATTAAACGCAGTCATCCACACTAAATTACCAATGCGCGATCGCCCTGTCGCCAATCATTTAGGTTTTTATGCTGAAAATTTACCCTAA
- a CDS encoding ferrochelatase, translating to MVATPEKLQHTHEHLSSQDRVAVLLMGYGEVESYEDFANYNEQALNLLTAKFAPVPTWIYPPLAKLLALFDRHEWGHTHHDFISPHNAIFEQQRAGIEHELQHKWGSGVQVFKAFNFCAPFLPNQVLAEIKKQGFSKILIYPLLVVDSIFTSGIAIEQVNNALVELADGDEHWVKAQRYIPSFYNEPEYIHLLAHLVEEKIQANLASAYLPSQIGIVLMNHGCPHKAKGFTSGIDESQALYELVRNELINSYPLISVGWLNHDTPLIEWTQPNATQAAQNLILLGAKVIIFMPIGFATENHETLLDVHHIIHDLEKQYSGVDYLQMACVNDHPQFLEMAAEWANAHIAKLMEAEGTEVNRELAITHHHHHH from the coding sequence GTGGTTGCAACTCCAGAAAAACTGCAACATACCCACGAGCATCTATCCAGCCAAGACCGCGTAGCCGTATTACTCATGGGCTATGGCGAAGTCGAAAGCTACGAAGATTTTGCTAACTATAACGAACAAGCTTTAAATCTACTTACAGCAAAATTCGCGCCTGTTCCCACCTGGATTTATCCCCCCCTAGCAAAACTGTTAGCATTATTTGATCGTCATGAATGGGGACACACTCACCACGATTTTATCTCCCCACACAATGCCATCTTTGAACAGCAACGCGCTGGTATTGAACACGAACTACAACACAAATGGGGTAGTGGTGTCCAAGTTTTCAAAGCCTTTAACTTTTGCGCTCCTTTTTTGCCAAATCAAGTTTTAGCCGAAATCAAAAAGCAAGGCTTTAGCAAAATTCTCATTTACCCACTCTTGGTAGTAGATTCCATTTTTACCAGTGGTATTGCCATTGAGCAAGTTAACAATGCTCTGGTTGAATTAGCTGATGGTGATGAACACTGGGTAAAAGCACAAAGATATATTCCTTCATTTTACAACGAACCGGAATATATTCATTTATTGGCGCATTTGGTAGAAGAGAAAATTCAAGCTAATCTAGCATCAGCTTATCTACCTTCCCAAATTGGTATTGTGTTGATGAATCACGGTTGTCCTCACAAAGCCAAAGGATTCACATCAGGAATTGATGAAAGTCAAGCGCTGTACGAATTGGTCAGAAATGAGTTAATTAACAGTTATCCTTTAATTTCTGTAGGTTGGCTCAACCACGACACGCCGCTAATTGAATGGACTCAGCCAAATGCCACCCAAGCAGCCCAAAACCTAATTTTATTGGGTGCAAAGGTGATTATTTTCATGCCTATTGGCTTTGCCACAGAAAACCATGAAACGCTGTTAGATGTTCATCACATCATTCATGATTTAGAAAAACAGTATTCTGGTGTTGATTATTTACAAATGGCTTGTGTGAATGATCATCCTCAATTTTTAGAAATGGCTGCTGAATGGGCAAATGCTCATATTGCCAAATTGATGGAAGCAGAAGGTACGGAAGTTAATCGTGAGTTAGCAATAACTCACCATCATCATCACCATTAG
- a CDS encoding pentapeptide repeat-containing protein, producing MNQQNRNFVNCNLQNRSFQGLELQGADFRGADIRGCNFSHAQLQNANFLGAKIGRSPKLTIILMVVTVFVAIASFIAITAMSFAVVEKTPEDITWSFKIALFVSLVVAGLSSAIASFLQNSLIWQRLMKIISGAASAALLGFYYGGSSTDNNPQLAIASAAIAAIVSAAICFILGSPSPGFLGKIMGNTLTNIAIAMVGSINNYGLAFLISSLSAIYLSSGNFLLGIFYIILALIMVGMSLLCFTQVIKEINSVGITSFQYANLLDTKFD from the coding sequence ATGAATCAACAAAACCGTAACTTTGTCAATTGCAACTTACAAAACCGTTCCTTTCAAGGACTCGAACTACAGGGTGCAGATTTTCGAGGTGCAGATATTCGAGGTTGTAACTTCAGTCACGCGCAGTTACAAAATGCTAATTTTTTAGGTGCCAAAATTGGTCGCAGTCCGAAGTTGACAATAATATTGATGGTAGTTACTGTATTCGTTGCGATCGCTAGTTTTATAGCCATCACGGCAATGAGTTTTGCTGTTGTTGAGAAGACACCAGAGGATATTACTTGGTCGTTTAAAATCGCTTTATTTGTCAGCTTGGTAGTAGCCGGATTGAGTAGCGCGATCGCAAGCTTTCTCCAAAATAGCTTAATTTGGCAACGATTGATGAAAATTATCTCAGGTGCCGCATCAGCAGCATTATTGGGTTTTTATTACGGTGGTAGCAGCACAGATAACAATCCTCAATTAGCGATCGCATCCGCAGCAATAGCTGCAATAGTTTCTGCGGCTATCTGTTTTATACTTGGTTCCCCATCTCCAGGTTTTTTGGGAAAAATTATGGGAAATACCCTGACCAATATTGCGATCGCTATGGTTGGGTCAATCAATAATTATGGATTAGCGTTTTTAATTAGTAGTTTGTCAGCCATTTATTTAAGTTCGGGAAATTTCCTACTGGGAATATTTTATATAATTCTGGCCTTAATTATGGTTGGAATGAGTTTGTTGTGTTTTACTCAAGTCATCAAAGAAATTAATAGCGTTGGTATAACCTCATTTCAATATGCAAATTTATTGGATACAAAATTCGACTAA
- a CDS encoding ABC transporter permease subunit: protein MMLNFIDRVGEWNPQLFRELKGRFKPFNVLIAVASSFLLQLIVFLFQLREFPDDKYSLRANYCTLKQGYQNQEQQLFHQQEILYQKIANYRQIKLSDNTIIPKLEAEVKQVGTQITNLQNYLSQNICPPDQINWQLWWRDHWEYFFLTFSVIFVFTLLVAGTYSLISDLAKEEQRGTLNFIRLSPQSETTILTGKILGVPSLIYLFVLTAIPLHFWAGHSAKIASSYIVSYYTILAASSIFFYSAALLFGLVSRWFSSFQPWLGSGAILLFLFLTMTLASSYTNINNPLAWFRLFSPWEITAYLFPNLFRVYNGSAMENLQIFYVPIGKSLVSLVGIHLINYGICTYGIWQAMKRCFRNPNATILSKGQSYLFIAFSQFMFVGLAMQDIERSKQDAEMIAVIAFLNLALVLCLIAILSPHRQTVQDWARYRHQNHRNKSLWQDLFSGEKSPALMAIAINLVIATIPLMGWISLLPEDLSTSNFGKLKAILAVALSVSLMMICATIAQLMLLMKNPKRHIFAIGTVAVVMFLPPIIFQFLGIYASKNPTIWLFSTFPWAAIEYSEATTIFMALLAEFTVLALLNFQLTRQVNVLGESATKALLAGRS, encoded by the coding sequence ATGATGCTCAATTTTATAGACAGAGTAGGTGAATGGAATCCCCAACTATTCCGAGAACTGAAAGGACGATTTAAACCTTTTAATGTCCTAATTGCTGTTGCATCATCCTTCCTACTGCAACTTATAGTTTTTCTATTTCAATTACGAGAATTTCCCGATGACAAATACTCTCTCAGGGCAAATTATTGTACTTTGAAACAAGGATATCAAAACCAAGAACAACAACTTTTCCATCAGCAAGAAATACTTTACCAAAAAATAGCTAACTATCGACAAATTAAATTATCAGACAATACCATAATTCCAAAATTGGAAGCAGAGGTTAAGCAAGTTGGAACACAAATAACTAACTTGCAGAATTATTTATCCCAGAATATTTGTCCCCCCGATCAAATTAACTGGCAATTGTGGTGGAGAGATCATTGGGAATACTTCTTTTTAACATTTAGTGTCATCTTTGTTTTTACACTATTAGTCGCTGGGACTTATTCACTAATTAGCGACTTAGCCAAAGAAGAACAACGTGGAACACTGAATTTTATTCGCCTCAGTCCACAGTCAGAAACTACTATTTTGACTGGAAAAATTCTCGGAGTACCAAGCTTAATTTATCTCTTTGTCTTGACAGCAATTCCTCTACATTTCTGGGCTGGACATTCTGCTAAAATTGCCTCTAGTTATATTGTCAGTTACTACACAATTCTGGCTGCTAGTAGCATTTTCTTTTACAGTGCTGCACTTCTATTTGGTTTAGTTAGTCGCTGGTTTAGCAGCTTTCAACCTTGGTTAGGTAGCGGTGCTATTCTCCTGTTCTTATTTCTGACAATGACATTAGCATCGTCTTACACTAATATCAATAATCCTTTGGCTTGGTTTCGATTGTTCAGCCCTTGGGAGATTACGGCTTATCTGTTTCCTAACTTGTTTCGTGTATATAACGGTTCTGCAATGGAAAATTTGCAGATTTTCTATGTACCAATTGGAAAAAGTTTAGTTAGCTTAGTTGGAATTCATTTAATCAATTATGGAATTTGCACCTACGGTATTTGGCAAGCAATGAAACGCTGCTTCCGTAATCCCAATGCCACTATCTTAAGCAAGGGACAAAGTTATTTATTTATAGCTTTTTCTCAGTTCATGTTTGTCGGATTAGCAATGCAAGACATTGAAAGAAGCAAACAAGATGCTGAGATGATTGCTGTAATAGCATTTCTCAACTTAGCTTTAGTTCTTTGCTTAATTGCTATTCTCTCACCTCATCGGCAAACTGTCCAAGATTGGGCAAGGTATCGACACCAAAATCATAGAAATAAATCTTTATGGCAAGATTTATTTTCAGGCGAAAAAAGCCCTGCATTAATGGCAATAGCAATTAACTTAGTAATTGCTACTATACCTTTGATGGGTTGGATTTCACTCTTACCAGAAGATTTATCCACTAGCAATTTTGGGAAGCTTAAAGCAATTTTAGCTGTCGCTTTATCTGTTAGTTTAATGATGATTTGCGCTACTATTGCTCAGTTAATGTTACTGATGAAAAATCCCAAGCGCCATATCTTTGCAATTGGTACTGTGGCTGTAGTAATGTTTTTACCACCCATTATTTTCCAATTTCTTGGTATCTACGCTTCCAAAAATCCAACTATTTGGCTATTTTCTACCTTTCCTTGGGCAGCCATAGAATACTCTGAAGCTACGACAATTTTCATGGCATTACTAGCTGAATTTACTGTTCTAGCTTTGTTAAACTTCCAATTAACAAGACAAGTGAATGTTTTAGGTGAATCGGCAACCAAGGCATTATTAGCAGGAAGGTCATAA
- a CDS encoding YggT family protein has translation MYLLVNTLATFITIYSSLLIIRVLLTWFPQINWYNQPFAALSQITDPYLNLFRSIIPPLGGMDFSPMVAIILLQVLGSGLQGFM, from the coding sequence ATGTATTTACTGGTTAACACATTAGCTACCTTTATTACCATCTATAGCTCTTTGCTAATTATCAGGGTTTTATTGACCTGGTTCCCGCAAATTAACTGGTATAACCAACCATTTGCTGCTTTGAGCCAGATAACTGATCCTTATTTGAATCTGTTCCGTTCAATTATTCCCCCATTAGGTGGTATGGATTTTTCTCCCATGGTAGCGATTATACTACTCCAAGTTCTAGGTAGTGGATTGCAAGGTTTTATGTAA
- a CDS encoding CsbD family protein: MSLEERAKATAKNLEGKAQEAAGNVTGDPKDKAEGKAKQAESQVRHAAEDVKDHVKEKLD, encoded by the coding sequence ATGAGCTTAGAAGAACGGGCTAAAGCCACAGCTAAAAATCTTGAAGGTAAAGCCCAAGAAGCAGCAGGAAATGTTACCGGTGATCCAAAAGATAAAGCTGAAGGTAAAGCGAAACAGGCAGAAAGTCAAGTACGTCACGCTGCCGAAGATGTAAAAGATCATGTCAAGGAAAAACTTGATTAG